The Chroicocephalus ridibundus chromosome 8, bChrRid1.1, whole genome shotgun sequence genome includes the window AGCCGGATCCAAGAGCCCGGGTGTCCAGTTCTGACCACTAGACAATACACCCTCTTTTAAAGCACTGGGAAGTGTTTTGAGGGTGAGCACGTAGGGAAGGCGGGGAAATTGTGTACCTTTTGCTGTGTTTGTGTCGGTTGAGGCAGTGGTGGTTGCTCTGTGGTTCCCATAGGCAGTTCAAACCGAGGGCTGGTTTAGACGGAAAACAAGAAAATTGATTCTCAAATCATATGCCCACATTTGACCACCAACTCAGTCAAGTAActcccaacaacaaaacaaatattcagcCAATTCAATTTGGCTCACAGGAAAACAGACCTCTCCCTCCCCACTTATCTTTGCATTCGGACACTCAGCAATTACATACACAAAAATGACAACCCAGTATGTAGTATATCCCTCTACCTGTGAAGTCTTCTGGAAATATAAATCCCTGTGATCCCACTGCACTGATGGCACCTGATCACCGCTCCAGAGTCTTACTGGTAACTCCCCAAAGAGGCCCTGCCCCGTATCCTCAAATTGGTACAACAAACCAAACGTTGGCCAAATCTCCAAAGCCATTGGGAAGCACTGGAGCACCCTCACTTGACGTATACCGGATTACAAGGGAAACACAAGATTGCAGGACAAGGCTGGGAGCATACTCACTGCATGAATTTACAGGTAGGCCCCTCTGGACAGAATCCTACTAGGTAATTCACACAAATGACTCTTCGAGTGTGCCGGTGTCTGCAGAGAGGACCTGCAACACAAAGCTCAGTAGTTCATGTTTCATATAAACGTACGCCAGGACCCAGTAGTAGCAAGCACACAAGCAGATCACGCAAAGAAAGAACAGCAACACCCTACCCTTGATTTATAGCCACAGAAGCTGCAACTGCACGACATACATACCATGTTTACAGAAGCCTCTGTCATACCAGGGACAGTCTTTGATCTTAGACTCCGGGTCAATGTGCAAGAATGGACATTCTTTGTTACTGCATTCCCCTGTACCAAAGGCAAACGCACCTCTCAGTCAATTGTGCAGGTTCGAGATCAAATGACTCGCAAAACATTACCTGGATCACGTAGCTCCCACAAAACTGTTACCAACATTTATAAGTTCAGGCACAACAGTCTTACTGCCTGCCTTAACCTAGATGAAGAACATCGAGGGCTCACCACCGGTCAATAAAGTGCTACCAGACTGGATTATTTatgtgtgcttttaaaaacaatgcGGAAACTGAATTTGAAAGAGCAGTCATgataacaaaaaccaaacatttaGTGCACCAGAAGTGTGGAGAAACTACAAATTGCGCACTAACCTCAATCCAAGGAAACCTACAAGACTGTAAGTTTCTGACAGCAAGTTGCCTCATTATGTCCAGATCTCCAGAGCTGGAAAGCAAGTGCATAAAAGTTTTGCACTCCCATGCCCTCTGCTGCTCACCAACTTCCCAAAATACGAGTCATGCAAAGACCAACTGCTCAGCCTACTCATCTCATACCCAAAACAGAACATAAGGTATAAAACCCAGCAAAAACTTGAACTTCCCCCCTCTTCCCGCAAGGGACAAACTCTTGAGAGAAAAGACATCTACAATATGTCACAAATTTAGGGGGATAATAAGGCGAAGGACTAAGCAGACCTGAAAAAATTACAATCTAACAACATCATCCGACACAGAAAAACTGTGGTGCTCTGAAGACAGATGAGAGGGATGCACCAGGATCCTCTTCACCAGACTCCCACGCCAGCAAGGAATGCTAAGTAGGAGCTACAATGCTCCTTACCAAATTTGGAGTAGAAGTAACACTCAGGCATCTTGGTCATGTCATACTCGTGCAGAAACTCGCACTGGTCTCCCTTTTTGCACAGTCCTCGTAGCCAGTGTTTGCAAACAACTGTCTTTTCCCCACTGATGTGTCGGAACGGGCACATGCCCCCTGCAGAAGGATGgggcaaggagaaggaaaaaaagagcaattaacCTCTGTGGCACAAGAAGGCACAGGGCAACAAAACCACTTCGTTCCCCTCTGCAAGAGCAGTTTCAGAACACATCACTCTTTCTTATGAATTTAGCCTTTAGTGGCAATGGCCACTTGGGACAAATCTTATGTTACCCTCTGATGAGCTACGCAACTTAAGTCTCCAGCTCTTAACTCTGGCAACCACAAACCACAGCAACAAATGCAGGCACATCCACAGCGAGGTCCACTTGCAATAAGTTTGAGCTTTCCTTCACAGGTAGCTTTGCTTATTCACCTCCCAACTTCTTCTAAAAATACCATTATTTCACAATTGATGCAGTTATTCCAATGTCCTTAATTTTTATCCTCTGTCTCTACCTCATCTTTACAAAAAAGAAGAGTACCAGAGCCAGTGCTAGAACATCtagtttcctccctccccctcaatGAGTACAGTTGTATTGGAAATATTACTTGCCTTTTCCACAGGccgcttttaaaaaaaattcacagacaGCCGCGCCCGATTCTGTagagagaacaacaaaaaaaacccatacttaATTTTGtggcaacttttaaaatatttccttccccAGAAAGACAATCTGGTCCTCAACATCCAAAGAAAAGCAGGGTTTTGGTCTCAGGAATTTACTTTCCTGCATAAGTTCCCTGTTCAAGTCTGGCCCTCGCAAATATCTATGTTCTTCCTGGGCAACACCACGGGGAATTttcagagatttgtcagagcttgttttgcttttcagatatttAGGTTTAATTGACTGGGTTTTCCTCTGCTGTTCAGTCAAACATGTCAGTGAACCCTGTATTTACAGTACTGGCAGAACTTGACCAGAACAGACTGAGACCATTCACGTCTTATCCCTTGCTGATCCTGACCAACAGGAATCACAACATTTGAGGGAGTAAAACACAAGTTTAGTAGCCCAGCCAGAAAACTTCAGCAAACTACGAGTCTCCCAAAACTGCCTATGTCAGATTATTAGACTGGAGGAAAAGGTTCAGAGTCCAGGCCACGCATATACCTAAAGATGAAGTCTCCCTGACTAAAATGCCTCATCTATTCAaggggaatgaaaaataaaataaagcactgtGCAGGAAAGTGATGCTTATTCACAATAATGCCTCAACTTTCATTTTCCAGCCTGCCTGGGTACTAGGCTCATAGAATTGTCTAagctagaagggacctttcagatccttgagtccaaccattaacccaacactgacCAAAACCACCATTaagcatgtccctcagcaccacgtctacccatcttttaaatacctccagggatagcgattccaccacttccctggggagcctgttacaatgcttgataatgctttcagtgtagaaatatctcctaatatccaatctaaacctcccctggcacaacttgaggccatttcttgtCCTATtacttgtcacttgggagaagagatcaaccccacctcactacaccctcctttcaggcagttgtagagagtgatagggcctcccctcagccttcttttctccagactaaacaagcccATTTTCCCCAGATGCTgatcataagacttgttctctagcaCGTTCCAGCACCTCAGTATCTTTCTTGTAGCGATGGGGCCCAAAACTGAGTACAGTATTCAAAgaggggcctcaccagtgccgaatacagggggatgatcactgccccaagtcctgctggccacactattcctgatacaggccaggatgctgttgaccttcttggccacctgggcacactgatgactctcattcagccagctgtcgacaaacacccccaggtcattttccaccaggcagctctccagccactctgccctaAGCCTGTTGcattcatggggttgttgtgacccaagtgcaggacctggcacttgaccttgttgaacctcatgccactCGCCACAGCCCAGCCTGTCCAGCCTCGATCCAGCCTTCCAGATCCTTCCGTAGAGCCTTCCTACGCTCCAGCAGATacacactcctgcccaacttggtgtcgtctgggGACTgactgagggtgccctcaatccgcttgtccaggtcgttgataaagatatttaaCAGAACTGGCCCATTACTacaccctggggaacaccacttgtgaccagccaccaaccggctttaactccattcaccacaaacTACCATACTAACTGCagctttcagagaaggaaaaacatctAGATTAAGACAGAAACCCCACAGTGAAAGGAGAAGCAGGGTGTAGCTAAGGATAAGAGCTCAGCGAAGCGCTCAGGCCCTCGGAAacccccctcccgccctccccagccccctcagccaaacccgggctccccccgggcgCGTGCCCTAAggcggccccagccccgcgggcgGCTCCGGGGACAGGGGACGAAAGCCATCCCCGAGCACCCCGGGCAGGCGGAAGAGGGAGCCCACACGCACTGTCCATGCCGGGGAAGGGCAGCGGCTGcgcccccagctgctgctccacagccagctcCAGGTCGAACTTGATGTGGTCCACGCTGGCGATGAGCTCCTGCATGGTGGCGGCtggggggcggcggcagcgggaaggAAGGGGAGGTATGGTGGtgggcgggggggccgcgggcggccggggccgggctggcccggcccgccccgctccgctccgcgccggcaGCGCCTGAGGagaggggaggcggcggcggcagctcctcgccgccccgcgccgcccgcccgcggaATGCCGGGAGTCACCTCTGACCCCGCCGCCCAGCGGGCAGCGCGCGGGATTCCGCCAATCGCAGCGCGCCGCTCGGGCCCGCTCCCGCCCCTTCCGGCCGCGCAGGCGCGGtggctgaggggagggcggtggggccggtggccgctccgcccgcccggTGGCCACGGGCGCATCATGAGGGCGGcgcggctcctcctcctcccccagctggGGCCGCTCGCCTCGTGGTGCCGCTGGGCAGCCCCCGAGCGGGCAGGGAAGGCCCCGAGCAGGcaggggccgccgccggcccgaaGGCCGTTCAGCGCCTCACAGGCCTTCTGCAGGCTGCCCGGTGGCCACCCGAGAGAGACAGATGCGGGCAGCTGCGCTGAAGCtgttggggaggagaaggaggaggaggatgacgaCGAAGGCGTGGAGTTCGGGACGCTGTCTAATAAATTCTCTTCTAGAAAATATTATCACAAAACCACATCGCGCTTTCAGAATTTAAAGCTTcaagaagagggagaggaagatcTGGAAAGAAAACCTCGACGCGGCCCTAGGAACACTCCGTACTGGTACTTCTTAAAATGCAAGGCCCTCATCAAAGATGACAAGGTCTGTTCCCTGCTCTTCACTTATTTGTTTTCTAATAGTATTGATGAAAAATACAATTCTGTCCCATCTGTATCATCCTGTCATTTACTATCTTTACGTAAAGAAGTAAAATAAGATTTGTGAGGAATCCCGTGCTCTGTCTCTTCTACTACATCCTGCCCACAGCTGCATATATTAATATCCATTGAAACTGATTCTGTTGCTGCCTCATCATggattttcctcttccctgtagCTGGCAGAGGCTCTGGAGCTGTTTGAGGTGCAGATGCTGAAGGAAGAGCGTGTGCAGCCAGAAGAAAGCAATTACACTGTTCTAATTGGTGGCTGTGGCAGGGTTGGCTATGTGAAAAAGGCGTTCAGGCTCTACAATGATGTAGGTTTACGTTCTCTTCTCTCTCAAACCTTCATTACATTTTGTAAGATAAAACTGTTTCACATTACTTTGTCTCCAAAATGCCTTTGCATTAGTGTTTGCACCTTTTTAGCCTGAAACTCTTAAAAACAAGTTAAGAAATTCTAGAATTCCTTTCCTAAAAAGCCAGTTCAAATTCTTCTTCGCTTCTCTTAGATGAAAAAGCGAGGCTTAACTCCCACTGAGGCCACTTACACAGCCCTGTTCAATGCCTGTGCCGAATCGCCGTGGAAAGACTCAGGCCTGCAGAGCGCTCTCAAACTACGTCAGCAGCTAAAGAGCAAAAGTGAAGAGCTGAACCTGATCACTTACCATGCACTGCTGAAAGTCTGTGCCCTGTGCTCAGATCTCAGGATGTGCTTTGATGTACTGAAGGTAAAGACGTGACTTTTCTCGTATTACGGGTAGTCTGCTCTGGGTAAAGCTCCTGAAGTTGCTACATTGCAtagacttttttatttcatttccagcaGAAGTAATTAGACATTACGTGTTTATATTTCATTGATCCTTGGTCTCATACAATGAAATTGTATTGGTACATACCAAACATTAAGTGCATAagaggaggcagctgcagaggCTGGTTTTAAAACTCTGGTCAGGTGCGTCAAAGACTTATCGAACAAAGTTTTTGTGGAGTTTGCAGCTACTGTGTCTGTCTGTTCCTCATTTTGAAGGATGTTGATATATTGATACCTTGCTCCTTTTAGAGCTCTTACAGCAGCTTTTCTCAGAAGGGCCTGTCTGGGAGTAGCTAAAAGGATTACTGGTCCTGCCCCGAAATTCCCTGTAGCTCCCATCAGGGAAAAGCTAGGATCTGCACAGGCATTTTGGGGCTCTTTTTCTCCTGGAGCGATCATTCTGCTCAAAGCTCTGGGAGTTCACCcaatgctttgctgctgctgtatcCCCAGAAGATGATAGCGGTATTTGAGCTTCGCAGCCAGCTGCGACAGACTGTTTGGGTAACTGCGAAGTTCAATGCTCTCTCTGCTCTTCTAGGAAATCGTGCACAAGGGCCATGTTCTCACAGCCGAGACCTTCAGCTTCATTCTCATGAGCTGCATAAAGGACAGCGAAAATGGCTTCCGATACGCCTTACAGGTATGTCTTCTTGTTCTAAGCGGGGAGAAAAAAGCAAGTTCTGCATGGTAACTCGTCACTTGAACACGTGGAAGGCAGCAGGTTACTCAGAGCTAATGAAGTAGGAGGAGTTCAGCTCCTCCTAGGACAAGTTCTGTAAACCAGACTTTCACTGTAATACCACATATATCTGGTGTTATCTTCCCCTCTTCAGGTTTGGAAACAAATGACTAAACTTGGAATAAAGGCCGACAGCCACATTTACAATTTGATGCTGCGTGCTGCCAGAGACTGTGGAATAGGTGATCCGGTCGTGGCTTCTGAACTCCTGCTCAGACCCAGCAATGAGAACTCATCTCAGCTAAGGCTTGCAccagggaggcagaaggaaaaggtgaaaaatcaGAAGAAGAAGGAATTGGAGGGTGTGGCTGCTGTCCAGCTGGATGTGGAAGCTTTGGAAAAGCAATTCTTTCAGGAGAGTTCAGTGAAGCCTGAAGAACTGATCCAGCTACCAAATAAAGATGCAGTTCGGGCTGAAACAGAACCAGCTGCTCTTGACAGC containing:
- the CPSF4 gene encoding cleavage and polyadenylation specificity factor subunit 4, with the translated sequence MQELIASVDHIKFDLELAVEQQLGAQPLPFPGMDKSGAAVCEFFLKAACGKGGMCPFRHISGEKTVVCKHWLRGLCKKGDQCEFLHEYDMTKMPECYFYSKFGECSNKECPFLHIDPESKIKDCPWYDRGFCKHGPLCRHRHTRRVICVNYLVGFCPEGPTCKFMHPRFELPMGTTEQPPLPQPTQTQQKRTPQVIGVMQSQNNNTGNRGPRPLEQVTCYKCGEKGHYANRCTKGHLAFLSGQ
- the PTCD1 gene encoding pentatricopeptide repeat-containing protein 1, mitochondrial, which encodes MPGVTSDPAAQRAARGIPPIAARRSGPLPPLPAAQARWLRGGRWGRWPLRPPGGHGRIMRAARLLLLPQLGPLASWCRWAAPERAGKAPSRQGPPPARRPFSASQAFCRLPGGHPRETDAGSCAEAVGEEKEEEDDDEGVEFGTLSNKFSSRKYYHKTTSRFQNLKLQEEGEEDLERKPRRGPRNTPYWYFLKCKALIKDDKLAEALELFEVQMLKEERVQPEESNYTVLIGGCGRVGYVKKAFRLYNDMKKRGLTPTEATYTALFNACAESPWKDSGLQSALKLRQQLKSKSEELNLITYHALLKVCALCSDLRMCFDVLKEIVHKGHVLTAETFSFILMSCIKDSENGFRYALQVWKQMTKLGIKADSHIYNLMLRAARDCGIGDPVVASELLLRPSNENSSQLRLAPGRQKEKVKNQKKKELEGVAAVQLDVEALEKQFFQESSVKPEELIQLPNKDAVRAETEPAALDSPSVAHSRTGALMTRGQNNMEPERAHLSQKQHFCNLPNLLDSRMPGTAVVSLGTVATPSDRLALMGDVEGFLNKMKEDNAEPNIKTFTLLAELVEPQSPSESSLLALLDDHKVKVDVTFFNTLIRKKSKQGDLEGAKSMLPALVKRGLSPNLQTFCSLAIACHREKDGLQLLSDLKVISSAA